A window of Panicum virgatum strain AP13 chromosome 8K, P.virgatum_v5, whole genome shotgun sequence contains these coding sequences:
- the LOC120643988 gene encoding uncharacterized protein LOC120643988, with the protein MAVPTRAPEGGTAALPSRKVWRPNPRSCSPDAAAESNGEASDVDPTSGDGADSAAEGNASPLMPPRQSRGEATAIKLLSSHPMDPPKMDSRFPVDFGRGHKKRCRGMAMTTTRQPDLTD; encoded by the exons ATGGCTGTACCGACCCGGGCTCCGGAAGGGGGCACCGCGGCGTTGCCGTCGCGCAAGGTCTGGAGGCCCAATCCACGCTCATGCTCTCCGGATGCTGCCGCTGAGTCCAACGGTGAGGCCTCCGATGTCGACCCCACCTCCGGCGACGGTGCTGACTCTGCCGCCGAAGGCAACGCATCGCCGCTCATGCCCCCACGCCAGTCGCGCGGGGAGGCCACCGCCATCAAGCTCCTCAGCTCGCATCCCATGGACCCGCCAAAGATGGATTCGAGGTTTCCTGTGGATTTCGGAAGAGGGCACAAGAAAAG GTGCAGAGGGATGGCGATGACGACTACGCGGCAGCCAGATCTCACGGATTGA